CGGAGTTGGAATTTTCATCTGTGTGATGGCAATTATTCAGAATATTTATGATCCGACCGTAAGGGCAACTGTACCTATAATCGTGGAACCAGAAAATTTAGCTAGAGCAAACAGTATCACTCAGGTGATTTCTACAGTGTCCCTTCTTCTCGGTCCGCTAGCGGCAGGATTTGTCTACGGATTGTATGGAATCCGGTTTGTGCTCTTATTAGATGGCGTCAGTTTTCTGGCCGCTGCACTGATTGAGATGTTCCTGGTGATCCCCTATCAAAAAAGAGAGTGGACAGGGAACCCCCTTGTGGTGTTCTCTAAGGAATTGGTTGAAACCTTCCGCTATGTAAACCGGGAACAAAAGATCCTACTCTATATTGCATATATTTCTGCCGGGTTAAATTTCCTTATTATGCCGCTTTATCTAATCGGAATCCCTTTTTTGGAAAAAGAAGTATTTCATGTGACCAATGCGATGTATGGGATTTCTGAGGCGTGTATCGGAGCAGGAGTGATTATTGGTGCACTCATTGTCGGCATTTGGGGGAAAGCGCTTTCAATTGAGAAATTTCATTATTTGTTTGTAATCCTTGCGGTCGTGATTTTCGGAATGGGCTGTTCTACGCTAACGTTTGTGATCCAGAAGGATGGAGTCAGTTATCTGGCATATTTTATGCTGACAATCACAGGATTCTTTTTCACCGCTTTCAGCACGATCTCCAGCATCGTAGCCATTACCTTTATTCAAAAGGCATCACCGAAAACACAGATTGGCAAAATAATGTCTTTAATCAATGCCTTCAGCACCATGTTTTTGCCATTTGGCCAGGTGCTTTTGGGCTGGCTGTATGAAGTGATTGGCAATAATTATATTTACTTGTATGTGGGGGTAGCTCTCATTACTTTGGTGGAAAGCAGAATTATAAGAAAAATAATAAAAGAGGCCAAAGTGAATTCTAATACAAGTTTTGAAATGAGTCTATAAATACATTAAGTAAGGAGAATAAGGAAATGAATGAACTTTATAATTTAACAAATGCACAAAGACAGATTTATGTTATGGCTAGTTATGCGGGGGATGATACAACCAGTATTTCTGTTGCATTTGAAATAGAGGAAGTGTTCAATTCAGAAGCGCTTGAGGATGCAGTGAATGAACTGATTCGAAGAAATGATGCGCTACAGATTCGGATTGTAAATGATAACGGGAATATAAAACAACATATGGCTACTTTGCAAAAGTACGAAATAATAATAGAACTTTTCGATTCCCAAGATACATTTGATGAGTGGCTAAAAGAGATTTCGGCCCATGGACTGGATATACACGGGGAATTGTATCAGATCATTGGATACCGTGTGGGGGATAAGTTTGGGGTGTATCTGAAGTTGCATCATATCATATGTGATGGATGGGGAATGTACATTGTATGCAAAGAATTAAGTGAAATTTATAAAGCATGCATCTATGGAAAAACAGTAACTTCTGAGCCCAGTTCTTATCTGGAATACATTGCCCGGGAAGCGTCTTATGACAGCAGTCGTAAATTTGAGCGGGATAAAAATTTCTGGGAGACGGTTTATCACAATAGAACTTCCCTAGTGTCGTTATCCAGTCGTCCGGCAATTTCTAATCTGGCGAGACGGATAGAATACTATATGGATTCGGAAAGTGTCAGTGGAATCCAGAGGTATTGCAAAAAGCAAAATTGCTCCGTATATGAATTGTTTGCCACAGCATTGGGTTGTTATATGGAGAGTTTTACTGAAGAAAAAAGTTTTATGATTGGGACAACTTTTATTGATCGTCCTAATAACAAAGATACGGTGGGAATGTTTGTGAACTCCGTACCGTTGTTGCTACATGTGGACCGCAAAGATTTTGACTATAGCATCAAAATGACAAAGAAGGCAATCTATGATGCATTCAAACATCAGAAATATAATTATACCTGTATGGCAAATGATTTTAGAGCTGTAAATTTATTTGATGTTAAGCTGAACTATCAGATCGCAACAAAGGTAGGAGGAGATTATTATAAGAAGACAAACTGGATTTTCCAGCAAGCGCAGAGTGAAGGTTTAATCATCAATATCATGGATGAAATGGACGGTTCGATCAAAATTGCCTATGATCATTTGGTTTGTCAGTATCGGGAAGAAGAGATCATGCTGTTACATCAGCATATATGCCACATCATTGGGGATGGATTAGAAGGGAAAAATGAAGTTGACTACATGAGTGAGGAAGAAAAAAATCAGATTCTTTTTTCATTTAATAATACTGAACGGGAATATCCGGCCGGAAAGTCTGTAATTGATTTGTTCGAAGAGCAGGTAGAGCGCACTCCGGATCAGACCGCGGCAATCTTTGGA
Above is a window of Paenibacillus wynnii DNA encoding:
- a CDS encoding MFS transporter, with the protein product MEKQNVNVKTFWIMVVGQFISLFGNSLLRYSLSLYILDITGSATIYSILMALTVVPQIFIAPYGGALADRASKKLIMIALDVIAGCMLLAYGFFMMHYDVSVIGVGIFICVMAIIQNIYDPTVRATVPIIVEPENLARANSITQVISTVSLLLGPLAAGFVYGLYGIRFVLLLDGVSFLAAALIEMFLVIPYQKREWTGNPLVVFSKELVETFRYVNREQKILLYIAYISAGLNFLIMPLYLIGIPFLEKEVFHVTNAMYGISEACIGAGVIIGALIVGIWGKALSIEKFHYLFVILAVVIFGMGCSTLTFVIQKDGVSYLAYFMLTITGFFFTAFSTISSIVAITFIQKASPKTQIGKIMSLINAFSTMFLPFGQVLLGWLYEVIGNNYIYLYVGVALITLVESRIIRKIIKEAKVNSNTSFEMSL